Proteins encoded by one window of Aspergillus chevalieri M1 DNA, chromosome 6, nearly complete sequence:
- a CDS encoding proteasome inhibitor PI31 family protein (COG:S;~EggNog:ENOG410PJHU;~InterPro:IPR021625,IPR013886;~PFAM:PF08577,PF11566) — protein MAGNADSLSADNIVGIATSALRRDGGEQPTLKNPYEAVALVGHACMIAVGFRLVGLGEEHTLESESSSLPTEWNVNDNYAFRYAHSQSSMQYLLKISRIGNNALVYALALGDDRTTSFDIPVKDYISASSLPLASTADLTNALKEVFISTSRLDDLIGLFKISVIQKLAPGLYKEGYEDTTQSLRETQQERPPQYDPLRDDTQPQPARPYPFDDPLAAGPRRPTPAGDFAPPGFEDEFEIYRPPRGWPTGGGNLGGYGDRDLYPPGLGPNDPLRGGVGPGLGGGGGGGMHPTFDDLFGGRRNGQGYDPQAPPGSRYDPVGPGGPPFGSGRGPSGRGSGGGFGGFGGDII, from the exons ATGGCAGGAAATGCAGATTCTCTCAGCGCCGACAACATTGTCGGCATCGCGACCAGCGCGTTGCGCAGAGATGGCGGCGAGCAGCCGACTCTCAAGAACCCATATGAAGCTGTTGCTCTCGTCGGTCATGCTTGTATGATCGCTGTTGGCTTCAGGCTTGTTGGACTGGGCGAAGAGCACACTCTAG AATCGGAAAGCTCGTCGCTCCCGACAGAATGGAACGTTAACGACAACTACGCCTTCCGATATGCCCATTCACAATCGTCGATGCAGTATCTACTCAAGATTAGCCGGATAGGAAATAATGCGCTGGTGTATGCCTTGGCCCTAGGTGATGACCGGACCACGTCCTTTGATATCCCCGTGAAAGACTACATCTCCGCATCTTCGCTTCCGTTAGCCTCTACGGCAGATCTCACAAACGCGTTAAAAGAAGTATTCATTTCAACGTCTCGGTTGGACGATTTGATAGGACTATTCAAAATCAGTGTGATTCAGAAACTGGCGCCCGGGTTGTACAAGGAAGGATATGAAGATACTACTCAGAGCTTGCGAGAAACACAACAGGAGAGGCCACCGCAGTACGACCCGTTGCGGGACGATACTCAGCCCCAACCTGCACGTCCGTATCCATTTGACGACCCCCTGGCAGCAGGCCCTCGTCGACCAACACCCGCTGGAGATTTTGCTCCCCCGGGCTTCGAAGATGAGTTTGAAATTTACAGACCACCTCGCGGCTGGCCTACAGGGGGTGGAAATCTGGGAGGCTATGGGGACAGGGACTTGTATCCTCCTGGACTAGGCCCGAATGATCCTTTACGAGGCGGCGTTGGCCCCGGACTCGGAGGGGGCGGGGGCGGCGGAATGCACCCGACTTTCGATGACTTGTTTGGTGGCCGTCGCAATGGACAGGGTTATGATCCCCAGGCACCCCCGGGGTCGCGATATGACCCTGTTGGGCCTGGGGGACCTCCCTTTGGTAGTGGACGAGGACCATCTGGACGCGGTTCGGGCGGAGGATTTGGCGGGTTTGGCGGTGACATCATTTAA
- a CDS encoding acyl-CoA dehydrogenase family protein (COG:I;~EggNog:ENOG410PKJP;~InterPro:IPR006091,IPR006089,IPR001199,IPR009075, IPR037069,IPR009100,IPR036400,IPR018506,IPR036250, IPR013786;~PFAM:PF02770,PF00173,PF00441,PF02771;~go_function: GO:0003995 - acyl-CoA dehydrogenase activity [Evidence IEA];~go_function: GO:0016627 - oxidoreductase activity, acting on the CH-CH group of donors [Evidence IEA];~go_function: GO:0020037 - heme binding [Evidence IEA];~go_function: GO:0050660 - flavin adenine dinucleotide binding [Evidence IEA];~go_process: GO:0055114 - oxidation-reduction process [Evidence IEA]) yields the protein MAKTFTRDEVAQRNTDDAVWCIIDHRVYDLTDFLDAHPGGSVVLQQVAGKDATSDFYNLHRQEVLDKYKDTLCIGTVAGETPQIHTPEPGSLSEVPYAEPLWLRKQFKSPYYKESHRRLQRAVREFTDRYITPEAQEKEKDGTYISQGLIDRMAETNVLAMRLGPGKHLHGRTLLGGAVQPEEFDYLHDLVIAQELVRANARGFQDGNMAGMAISLTAVQQWLRNVPLRERITEEVLSGKKKMCLAITEAFAGSDVAGLKTTATKTPDGKHYIVNGTKKWITNGMFADYFVTGCRTEKGFSVLLIPRDDNVETKQIKTSYSTAAGTAYVQFDNVKVPADHLLGEEHKGFIVIMSNFNHERFMMVCGVVRMSMTVVEECLKWCNQRIVFGKKLVEQPVMRQKLARMISLCESNQAWLESIAYQMCNMTYAEQASNLGGPIGLLKSFATHSAQEIADHATNIFGGRGITQTGMGKVIEMFHRTYKFDAILGGTEEILADLGVRQAMKKFPKAML from the exons aTGGCCAAAACATTCACCCGCGACGAAGTCGCCCAGCGCAACACCGACGACGCCGTCTGGTGTATCATCGACCACCGCGTCTACGACCTAACCGACTTCCTCGACGCCCACCCAGGCGGTAGCGTCGTTCTGCAACAAGTCGCCGGCAAAGATGCCACCTCCGACTTCTACAACCTGCATCGCCAGGAAGTCCTCGACAAGTACAAGGACACCCTCTGCATCGGCACCGTCGCCGGCGAGACTCCCCAAATCCACACCCCCGAGCCGGGCAGCTTGAGCGAGGTCCCGTATGCGGAGCCCCTGTGGCTACGGAAGCAGTTCAAAAGCCCGTACTACAAGGAGAGTCATAGGCGGTTGCAGAGGGCTGTGCGCGAGTTTACGGATCGGTATATTACGCCCGAGGcgcaggagaaggagaaggatgggaCGTATATTAGTCAGGGGTTGATTGATCGGATGGCGGAGACGAATGTGTTGGCGATGAGGCTTGGGCCTGGTAAGCATTTGCATGGGCGGACGTTGTTGGGGGGTGCGGTTCAGCCGGAGGAGTTTGATTATTTGCATGATTTGGTGATTGCGCAGGAGTTGGTCAGGGCTAATGCGAGAG GCTTCCAAGATGGGAACATGGCTGGTATGGCTATCAGTTTGACGGCTGTTCAGCAGTGGCTGCGGAATGTTCCTCTTCGTGAGCGCATCACCGAGGAAGTCTTGtctggaaagaagaagatgtGCTTGGCCATCACGGAAGCTTTTGCTGGTAGCGATGTCGCTGGTCTCAAgactacggcaaccaagaccCCTGACGGAAAGCACTACATTGTCAACGGCACCAA GAAATGGATCACAAACGGCATGTTCGCCGACTACTTCGTAACTGGCTGCCGCACCGAAAAAGGCTTCTCAGTCCTCCTGATCCCCCGCGACGACAACGTCGAAACCAAGCAAATCAAAACCTCCTACTCCACCGCAGCCGGCACAGCCTACGTGCAATTCGACAACGTCAAGGTCCCCGCCGACCACCTCCTCGGCGAAGAACACAAGGGCTTCATCGTGATCATGAGCAACTTCAACCACGAGCGCTTCATGATGGTCTGCGGCGTGGTGCGCATGTCGATGACCGTCGTCGAGGAGTGTCTGAAATGGTGCAACCAGCGCATCGTCTTCGGCAAGAAACTCGTCGAACAACCCGTCATGCGCCAGAAACTGGCCCGCATGATCTCTCTCTGCGAATCAAATCAGGCTTGGCTCGAATCTATTGCCTACCAGATGTGTAACATGACCTACGCCGAGCAAGCTAGCAACCTTGGCGGTCCGATCGGTCTCCTCAAGTCCTTTGCCACGCACTCCGCGCAGGAAATTGCTGACCATGCGACGAATATCTTTGGTGGTCGTGGTATCACGCAGACGGGTATGGGCAAGGTGATTGAGATGTTCCATCGGACGTACAAGTTTGATGCGATTCTGGGTGGAACGGAGGAGATTTTGGCGGATTTGGGTGTCAGACAGGCTATGAAGAAGTTCCCGAAGGCTATGCTGTAG
- a CDS encoding adenosine deaminase family protein (COG:F;~EggNog:ENOG410Q1IS;~InterPro:IPR001365,IPR032466;~SECRETED:SignalP(1-23);~go_function: GO:0019239 - deaminase activity [Evidence IEA]), giving the protein MRLLSILGVATLSLSASAALVEGEPDVNSTLVQQHLRDRQKLITLEKTHRQDHLFRQNLSPTAREADQIVEAIRQYEIDNYWRIPAPPQDAEEEQFAGEMFPRARDRIANTTLWQVVRRMPKGSLLHAHLSAMLPYEKIVRTILDTEGMVISASQPIDSKEARFNASITFAHVNTTLPTNETSISDSHYVPDTQVPIKQAADNFPGGVEGFLDFIKEKTTVPPEESQRHELGVDEVWRRFQACFGPADTLIQYEPVVRAFYKQLFTDLVNDGINWVEIRSGGSSGKLVHDGAEDIDPDLDVWWDVLLDEVNKFKATEKGQNFWGVRVIWSDARGKDRAKITRSMKIALERKQKFPELFSGYDLVAQEDLGRPLSDLAPELVWFREQTEKLNLTIPYFFHAGETLGDGNSTDNNLFDAVLFNSRRIGHGFSLYKHPNLIRQVVEQDIMVEVCPISNEVLRLNTDILHHPLPAMIAHGIPTAISNDDPAILGQDVAGLSYDFYEAIQGFDNLGLAGLGALAQNSLRWSNFEDQSNEDWVRDVDSAEYGNGVKAEYIRNWNDQWEEFCAWIVKEFGSKYPTS; this is encoded by the exons ATGCGTCTTCTCTCGATCCTCGGGGTAGCGACTTTATCCCTCTCCGCCTCTGCGGCACTTGTCGAAGGAGAGCCAGATGTCAACAGCACCCTGGTGCAGCAGCACCTGAGGGACCGCCAGAAGTTGATCACTCTGGAAAAGACGCATCGACAAG ATCACCTTTTCCGCCAGAATCTCTCCCCAACCGCCCGGGAAGCGGACCAAATCGTCGAAGCAATCCGCCAGTACGAAATCGACAACTACTGGCGCATTCCCGCTCCACCACAAGatgcagaagaagagcaatTCGCCGGCGAGATGTTCCCCCGTGCCCGGGACCGCATCGCCAACACCACTCTCTGGCAGGTAGTCAGGCGCATGCCCAAGGGTTCCCTGCTGCACGCGCACTTGTCAGCCATGCTGCCGTACGAGAAGATCGTCAGGACGATTCTCGACACGGAGGGGATGGTAATTTCCGCATCTCAGCCAATTGATAGCAAGGAGGCTAGATTTAATGCTAGCATCACCTTTGCGCATGTTAACACCACACTCCCGACTAACGAGACCTCGATCAGCGATTCGCACTACGTCCCTGATACACAGGTTCCGATTAAGCAGGCTGCTGATAACTTCCCTGGTGGCGTGGAAGGTTTCCTCGATTTCATCAAGGAGAAGACCACCGTCCCGCCGGAGGAGTCTCAGCGTCATGAACTTGGTGTCGATGAGGTCTGGAGACGATTCCAGGCTTGTTTTGGGCCAGCTGATACACTTATTCAGTATGAACCTGTTGTCAGAGCTTTCTACAAGCAGCTGTTCACGGATCTGGTGAATGATGGTATCAACTGGGTTGAGATTCGCAGTGGTGGATCGAGTGGGAAGCTCGTCCACGACGGCGCTGAAGATATTGACCCTGACCTGGACGTCTGGTGGGATGTGCTGCTTGACGAAGTCAACAAGTTCAAGGCGACCGAGAAGGGTCAGAACTTCTGGGGTGTCCGGGTTATCTGGTCGGACGCGCGTGGCAAGGATCGGGCGAAGATCACGAGAA GCATGAAAATCGCTCTCGAGCGCAAGCAGAAATTCCCCGAACTCTTCAGCGGCTACGACCTCGTCGCCCAAGAAGATCTCGGTCGCCCCCTTTCCGATCTCGCACCAGAGCTCGTCTGGTTCCGCGAACAAACCGAGAAACTCAACCTCACGATTCCGTACTTCTTCCACGCCGGAGAGACACTTGGAGACGGAAACTCAACGGATAACAACCTGTTCGACGCTGTTCTCTTCAACTCCCGCCGGATCGGTCACGGCTTCTCCTTGTACAAGCACCCGAACTTGATCCGGCAGGTAGTTGAGCAGGATATCATGGTTGAAGTCTGCCCCATTTCCAATGAAGTGCTTCGTCTGAACACGGACATCCTGCACCACCCGCTGCCCGCTATGATTGCGCATGGTATTCCCACTGCAATCAGCAATGATGATCCGGCTATTCTGGGTCAGGATGTCGCAGGTTTGAGCTATGACTTTTATGAAGCCATCCAAGGTTTTGACAATCTTGGTCTTGCTGGTTTG GGCGCCTTGGCTCAGAACAGTCTGCGGTGGTCAAACTTTGAAGACCAGTCCAATGAGGACTGGGTGCGAGACGTTGACAGTGCAGAGTATGGCAATGGTGTCAAGGCCGAGTACATCCGCAACTGGAACGACCAGTGGGAGGAGTTCTGCGCTTGGATTGTGAAGGAGTTTGGAAGCAAGTATCCGACTTCTTAA
- a CDS encoding peroxidase/cytochrome P450 family protein (COG:Q;~EggNog:ENOG410PMGK;~InterPro:IPR037120,IPR034812,IPR036396,IPR019791, IPR017972,IPR001128,IPR010255;~PFAM:PF03098;~TransMembrane:1 (i61-83o);~go_function: GO:0004601 - peroxidase activity [Evidence IEA];~go_function: GO:0005506 - iron ion binding [Evidence IEA];~go_function: GO:0016491 - oxidoreductase activity [Evidence IEA];~go_function: GO:0016705 - oxidoreductase activity, acting on paired donors, with incorporation or reduction of molecular oxygen [Evidence IEA];~go_function: GO:0020037 - heme binding [Evidence IEA];~go_process: GO:0006979 - response to oxidative stress [Evidence IEA];~go_process: GO:0055114 - oxidation-reduction process [Evidence IEA]) gives MGLFSSATPKTSSWNPLSWGSSPPPSSGLSSFLPWGSSSSSSSSWASLAMGTKDQSWFKAVLGKFGFTGVLATILSFFLYVIYLKVVKKDTQGLIDFLKEKIAQYLFKVPGLNKLPFVKNLLPLGKGKGLIHIPKGTHSALGSIAGTAPGIASKLNPTNWKIFNRHKIAEEEDDQKYQAGEPYGDPNVMATSLVQDLKSMGLKTGVKDLRTLLEVAKSKGKPIDDRQMTMEKMIAIAASLPRTSKARKKLSGLIIDTLWQSLQHPPLSYFGNQYQYRTPDGSYNNPLQPDLGKAGSPYARTVPKLKHLHGVPPDPGLLFDLLMARSDESFKENPAGVSSVLFYHATIIIHDIFRTNRFDPNISDTSSYLDLAPLYGSSREDQLAIRTMKNGLLKPDTFAEKRLLGMPPGVNIMLIMYNRFHNYVADVLRKINEGGRFTVPPTKTKEDEEKALAKQDEDLFQVARLVVNGLYVNISLHDYLRGLTNSHHSATDWTLDPRVEVERHFDPEGVPRGIGNQVSAEFNLLYRFHSVISRRDEKWMNEFLQSLFPDNNKPLDQLTPQEFIQGLFRYEQSIPDEPSKREFGGLKRDENGKFSDAELVNIMKESMEDPAGLFGARMVPKALRIIEITGILTSRKWQLASLNEMRNFFGLKRHDTFEDINPDPEIADLMRKLYDHPDMVEMYPGLFLEDAKPRMDPGCGGCPPYTVGRAVFSDAVTLVRSDRFLTVDYTASNLTCWGYQEVQQDYDILGGSMFHKLFQRAFPGWFPYNSLHTTQPMFTRKMNEEISREIGTIDQYTLDDPSPPPNPTVVFRHSAVTKVLNDQANFHITWTKFLNDMIPGKTYNSYMLGGDQPANTAQRKLVQDIMFSPAEFMQLLSSTANSVSKELLEAETLNLGKDLNQVDIVRDVAIPLNARLLADLFSLDLKTDENEKGSYDAATLYTHLLSVRTYGFNNNDPAIALNRRKAAREGAESLTETTLNLVKGSPKSIVDAPKGIISKATGAVTGAVTGVASHIPIVGGLFKHGGKKSHASTGSLRWYGQNVVREIIAAGKSPEEAAEISWLSAVAGVGAPVGLFADVLSFYLKEENSKHWEDIQNLVTGSNTESADKKLRQYVLEAQRLTSTQRNLRICVGETTIDGQKFKPGDIVVCLFGPACKDPEVVPDPEAFKLDRPDNAYIHFSYGPHACLGREIALAFVVSLIRLCAGLKNLRPAPGDMGTLKSIDVGGEKCYLNDSWSFLTFDPTTWKVHYDGQGKGIHHAPQIPITAGRDLNALSNALKKQQEDFVKGASKLLPNGNKASETPQNATNGISQANGGQAGASVPVPDGAPTADPDQQNGQQLPQNDQQVPNGQQGQQNNGLLHKVVSDVAAVPKNAIGTAHDVTHDVVGNLPGGKQAQNITHGIADNLIPGGHGLLGGSHQDGEQQQQQHGGLLPNPLDAAKQLPLNPFGR, from the exons ATGGGGTTGTTCAGCAGTGCAACCCCCAAGACATCCTCTTGGAATCCCCTCAGTTGGGGTTCGAGCCCGCCTCCCTCGTCAGGAC TCTCCTCATTCCTTCCCTGGGGCTCTTCGAGCAGCAGCTCCTCGTCATGGGCATCGCTGGCCATGGGCACGAAGGACCAAAGTTGGTTCAAGGCTGTACTTGGGAAATTTGGCTTCACCGGAGTTCTGGCCACGATTCTCAGTTTCTTCCTCTATGTCATCTACCTGAAGGTTGTCAAGAAGGACACCCAAGGGTTGATCGATTTCCTCAAGGAGAAGATCGCGCAGTATCTGTTCAAGGTCCCGGGGTTGAACAAACTTCCGTTCGTGAAAAATCTCTTGCCACTCGGTAAAGGAAAAGGCTTGATCCATATTCCCAAGGGAACGCACTCAGCGTTGGGTAGTATTGCTGGGACTGCTCCCGGAATCGCGTCCAAGCTCAACCCTACCAACTGGAAGATCTTCAACAGGCACAAGATtgccgaagaggaggatgaccAGAAATACCAAGCTGGTGAGCCATACGGTGACCCGAACGTCATGGCCACTAGTCTCGTGCAGGACCTTAAGTCTATGGGTCTGAAGACCGGTGTCAAAGATCTTCGTACGTTGCTTGAAGTCGCCAAGTCCAAGGGAAAGCCTATTGACGACCGACAGATGACT atggaaaaGATGATTGCGATCGCGGCGTCATTGCCTCGGACATCCAAGGCGCGCAAGAAGCTGTCGGGGCTCATTATCGACACTCTGTGGCAAAGCTTGCAGCATCCTCCCCTGAGCTACTTCGGCAACCAGTACCAGTACCGGACTCCGGATGGAAGCTACAAC AACCCTCTCCAGCCGGACTTGGGCAAGGCTGGAAGTCCTTACGCGAGAACCGTCCCGAAGTTGAAGCACTTGCACGGTGTCCCGCCGGACCCTGGTCTTCTGTTCGATC TCCTCATGGCTCGCAGTGACGAGTCTTTCAAGGAGAACCCTGCTGGTGTGTCTTCGGTTCTTTTCTACCACGCAACCATCATTATTCATG ATATTTTCCGCACCAACCGCTTCGACCCTAATATCTCCGACACCTCTTCCTATCTCGACCTCGCCCCCTTGTATGGCTCCAGCCGTGAAGACCAGCTGGCCATCCGGACAATGAAGAATGGTCTTCTCAAGCCGGACACATTTGCCGAGAAGCGCCTGCTGGGAATGCCCCCAGGGGTGAACATTATGCTCATCATGTACAACCGTTTCCACAACTATGTCGCAGATGTTCTGCGGAAGATCAACGAGGGTGGTCGGTTTACCGTGCCTCCCACTAAGACGAAAGAAGATGAGGAGAAAGCCCTTGCGAAGCAAGATGAGGACCTCTTCCAGGTGGCTCGACT TGTCGTGAACGGTCTCTATGTTAACATCTCCTTGCACGACTACCTTCGTGGTCTGACCAACAGTCACCACTCCGCGACCGACTGGACCCTTGACCCTCGCGTTGAGGTGGAGAGACACTTTGACCCCGAGGGCGTCCCAAGAGGTATCGGTAACCAGGTGTCTGCAGAATTTAACCTCCTGTACCGATTCCACTCTGTCATCTCTCGCCGAGATGAGAAGTGGATGAACGAGTTCCTCCAGAGCCTGTTCCCAGACAACAACAAGCCCCTCGACCAGCTCACTCCTCAGGAGTTCATCCAGGGTCTCTTCCGCTATGAGCAAAGCATCCCCGATGAGCCCTCCAAGCGCGAGTTTGGCGGATTGAAGCGTGACGAAAACGGTAAGTTTAGCGACGCTGAACTGGTCAACATTATGAAGGAGAGTATGGAGGACCCCGCCGGATTGTTCGGTGCTCGCATGGTTCCCAAGGCGCTCCGTATCATCGAAATCACCGGTATCCTCACGTCGAGGAAGTGGCAGCTCGCTTCTCTGAACGAAATGCGTAATTTCTTCGGTCTCAAGCGTCACGACACTTTCGAAGATATTAACCCTGACCCTGAGATTGCTGATCTTATGCGCAAGCTGTACGACCACCCCGACATGGTTGAAATGTACCCTGGTCTCTTCCTTGAAGATGCCAAACCGCGCATGGATCCTGGCTGTGGTGGTTGCCCTCCGTACACTGTCGGCAGAGCTGTCTTCAGTGACGCTGTTACTCTCGTGCGATCTGACCGTTTCCTTACTGTGGACTACACGGCCTCGAACCTCACATGTTGGGGCTACCAGGAAGTCCAGCAGGACTACGACAT TCTTGGTGGATCGATGTTCCATAAGCTGTTCCAGCGTGCTTTCCCGGGCTGGTTCCCCTACAACTCCTTGCACACCACGCAGCCTATGTTCACTCGCAAGATGAACGAGGAGATTTCACGGGAGATTGGAACCATTGACCAGTACACCCTGGACGACCCCTCTCCTCCACCGAACCCCACTGTTGTGTTCAGGCACTCGGCTGTGACCAAGGTGCTCAACGACCAGGCCAACTTCCATATCACATGGACCAAGTTCCTGAACGACATGATTCCCGGCAAAACTTACAACAGCTACATGCTGGGTGGTGACCAGCCCGCGAACACTGCGCAGAGAAAGCTCGTTCAAGATATCATGTTCAGCCCTGCCGAATTCATGCAATTGCTTTCGTCAACGGCCAATTCCGTTAGTAAGGAGCTGCTTGAGGCTGAGACTCTTAATCTCGGGAAGGACTTGAACCAGGTTGATATCGTCAGAGA TGTTGCGATCCCCTTGAACGCTCGTCTCCTTGCCGATCTGTTCTCCCTGGATCTAAAGACCGATGAGAATGAGAAGGGAAGCTACGACGCGGCAACATTGTACACGCATCTTCTCAGTGTCCGTACCTACGGCTTCAACAACAACGACCCAGCTATCGCCTTGAACCGTAGAAAGGCGGCTCGCGAGGGTGCCGAATCCCTGACTGAGACTACTCTCAACCTTGTCAAGGGAAGCCCCAAGTCGATCGTTGATGCTCCCAAGGGGATCATCTCGAAGGCTACTGGTGCTGTCACTGGAGCCGTTACTGGGGTCGCTTCGCACATTCCTATAGTCGGTGGTCTTTTTAAGCACGGAGGAAAGAAGAGCCATGCCAGCACTGGTTCTCTGCGCTGGTACGGTCAGAATGTCGTGAGGGAGATTATCGCCGCTGGAAAGAGCCCCGAGGAGGCTGCTGAGATCTCTTGGTTGagtgctgttgctggtgttggtgcgCCGGTTGGATTG TTTGCCGACGTTCTCAGTTTTTACCTCAAGGAGGAGAATTCCAAGCACTGGGAAGACATTCAAAACTTGGTTACCGGTTCCAACACCGAGTCCGCTGACAAGAAGCTGCGACAATACGTTCTCGAGGCCCAGCGTCTCACCAGCACCCAGCGAAACCTCCGTATCTGTGTTGGCGAGACCACAATTGACGGACAGAAGTTTAAGCCAGGTGATATTGTTGTCTGCTTATTC GGTCCTGCTTGCAAGGATCCCGAAGTGGTTCCCGACCCCGAGGCATTCAAGCTTGACAGACCGGACAACGCTTATATCCACTTCAGCTATGGTCCTCACGCATGCCTTGGCCGGGAGATTGCGTTGGCTTTTGTGGTGTCACTCATCAGGCTCTGCGCTGGTTTGAAGAACTTGCGCCCGGCTCCTGGTGACATGGGAACTCTGAAGAGCATCGACGTCGGCGGGGAGAAGTGCTACCTCAACGACAGCTGGTCGTTCTTGACTTTTGACCCGACCA CTTGGAAGGTCCACTACGACGGCCAGGGCAAGGGCATCCACCACGCCCCGCAGATCCCCATTACCGCAGGTCGCGATCTAAACGCTTTGTCCAATGCCCTCAAGAAGCAGCAAGAGGACTTTGTGAAGGGCGCCTCGAAGCTTCTCCCCAACGGCAACAAGGCTTCTGAGACTCCCCAGAATGCGACCAATGGTATATCTCAAGCCAACGGTGGACAAGCTGGAGCAAGTGTTCCTGTCCCTGACGGAGCCCCGACAGCGGATCCCGACCAGCAGAATGGTCAACAGCTTCCTCAGAACGACCAGCAGGTTCCAAATGGTCAGCAGGGCCAGCAGAACAACGGCCTTCTGCACAAGGTTGTCTCTGACGTTGCCGCCGTGCCCAAGAACGCGATCGGTACTGCGCACGATGTCACCCATGACGTTGTCGGCAATCTCCCTGGTGGTAAGCAGGCTCAGAACATTACGCATGGAATCGCTGACAACTTGATTCCTGGAGGACATGGTCTCCTTGGTGGGTCGCATCAAGACGGagagcaacagcagcaacaacatgGTGGACTGCTCCCCAATCCTTTGGACGCCGCGAAGCAGCTTCCCTTGAATCCTTTTGGCCGGTGA